A region of the Pseudomonadota bacterium genome:
CCCTGATGTAATAACGATATCGCTCACGGCGCTCAGTGCTTGCAGCCCAGTTACTATCTCGCCCAGGTTATCATCAACCACCAGCACACGCCGCAACGTCAGCCCTAATTCAGCGAGCTCACGCGCTACGAAGTTTGAATTTGTATCTATGACCCGACCATCAAGCAGCTCAGAGCCGGTGGCCAGAACGGAAACATAGCAGCTCATGCCTTGCTTTTACGCCCAACGGCTGCAACAGCGACGCTGTCGTGCTCTTTCTTCATCTCTGAAAGTCTTGCGATCACGTTTGCTGAGGGCTTAATTACTCCAATATCATGTGCAATCTTAGCCCGCATCGGATCAATATACTTACCCTTATCAAAGAGTCCGTAGTGCAGGTGCGGGCCACTTGCTAGTCCGGTACTCCCCACAGCGCCGAGAACACTTCCACGTGCTATGCGCGCGCCGCGCCTGGCCTGCGTTGCGATCTTACTTAGATGCATATATTCGCTCGTATAGCGTGAGCCATGCGAGATGCGCACCATGTAGCCTGTGGTTTTTGAGTATCCTGAATAGATCACAAGCCCATCACCAACGCTGCGCACAGGGGTGCCGGTAGGTGCTGAAAAATCGACGCCGTTATGTGGACGCTTAATCTTTAACACTGGATGAAATCTGGCGTTCGAAAAAACCGACGAGATCCTGGTGTACTTAAGGGGATAACGGAGAAAGCCCTTACTCGGTACCTGACCCTTTTCATCAAAGTAGCGAATGCTACCGTCCTTCGCTACATCGCGCACAACAGCGAGCATCTCACCACGGATGCGCAAGGAGGCGCTTCGGATCTCTCCGGTATCGAACACGCTACCATCATCCATTACTCGCTCTTCAAACGAGATGGTAAAGGTGTCGCCGGGCTGCAAATCGCGGCTAAATTCGACGCGCTCGCCAAATAGATCGACGAAATCATCGATTACGGAGTAGGGGAGCTTGATGGCGCGCGCTGAATCAACCAGCGAGGTAAAGATCGTACCAGATACCTTCCTCTCTCTGCTGGTGAGCCTGACCTTTTCGATACGAGATCTGTATCCAAGCTCTGTATTGCCCTCGATAATCATAGTACTGCCGTCCGGCAGTGCCCGTCGTAGCTCAATCAACTCGCCGTTCCTACGCTTAAGATGAATTACCTCGCCGGCCCGCAACGGGTGCCTCTTCTCGCCCCGCTTAGCAAAGGCCTCGACAAAATCTGAGGCCCTGAAAGCGGCTCCCCGCAGCGTGCTCCAGAGGGCCTCGGGGGTCGTGCCGTTTTTTATGGTAATGACGGTTTGTTTATCATCCCCAGATAGGTCGCCAAGGGGGTGCTGTGCGGTTTGTATGATAATATCGGTGCGGGGTGCCTGTTCGTCGTTTTGTAGGAGTAATCCAAGCTTTCGAAAGGGGCTATCCTTGTCGTAGAGCAGACTGTCCGAGGCGTACTGCACATCTAACGCCTTGAAGAGGTGTTGTGCAGGTTGACTCATTGTTACGATAAGTACGCCACCCAACAACACAATAGTTGTCCGAGCGGCCCATAGATAGGTATTCATGCAGACCTGATTCTACCCAGCTTTATCAGGGTCGAACAAGCCCCCCCCTGCTCGACTGGTCAGATCCCTGTGCGTTAGCCCCTATCAAGGGGCGATTTTACGGAGCTACGCAAACTGGGGTGGGAACAAACCCCTCAGGGGTCGATTTACGGAGCAAATCGGGGGGTGATAATACTGACTATTCACGCCCCCAAATAAGCCTCCCCGATCGGTTTAATCGCCTATACTATTGCTCTTTTTTGGCGACTTACGCCCTATTCCCACACCCAACCTGCACCAGAACCACGCTAGAGGTGCTGCGGGCAGGGCCAAGCCCTACAAAATTCTCACGGGAACCACTCTGTAACTAGAAGCAAATACTTGCCAAAAGTGGTTCGAGCTTCCTATCCTTTCATGATTGCAGCGCGCGCTGTCGGCATGAACTGCGGGCCCATGTGCGCCGTCAATCTGGCAAAGGTCTATGCGTAGTTCTTTCCGGGCGCCAGCTCGCAGGCCAACTTTCTCATCAGCCTGGGTTACGGTTACAACAGCAAGCTGTTTGGCCGCAACTCGCGCCTGAGCTTTGCGCAGGCTTGCAGCCTTATTTGAAAAATTAAAAGTATCCCTTGAGGCGGCTCTGCCCCTGGGCTGCCTGACAACACAGGAGACAAGACATGGCGCAACTCGAAGTACAAGATCTGGTGCAGGCCGTCATTGACCGCATGGCAAACTGCAAAGAGCCCCGCTTCAAAGAAGTCATGAGCGCGCTGGTCAAGCACGTTCATGCTTTTGTGCAAGAGGTTCAGCTCACGCCTGAAGAGTGGATGGGCACCATCGAGTTCCTCACAGCAGCCGGTAAGATGTGCGATGAAAAACGCCAGGAGTTCATCCTCTTGTCCGACACCCTGGGCGTGTCGATGGCGGTGGTGGGTATTGAGCAGGCCAAGGGTGCCGTGGCGCTCAAGGCTACCCCACCCAAACTGGCGCCGACCGAGGCCACGGTGCTCGGCCCGTTTTTCTGGGAAGGTGCCCCTGAGCTGGAGCTGGGCGCAGACATCACAGGTGTGAGCTCCGGCACGCCGGCTTACTACCACGGCTGCGTCACCGACACCGACGGTAAACCGGTGGCCAACTGCACGCTCGACGTCTGGTCGGGCGACGGCGATGGTTTTTATGACCTGCAAAAAGGCGCAGACGCGCCAATGGCTTTGCGCGCACGCTTTCACACTGACGCGGCAGGCAACTACCGCTTCTGGTCAATTCTTCCGGCCTATTACCCTGTGCCTGATGACGGCCCGGTGGGCGGTATGCTGCGCCGCATGGGTCGACACCCGAACCGGCCCGGCCACATGCACACCATGCTCAGCGCGCCCGGGCACGAGCGCTTGATTACACACCTGTTTGTGTCTGACAGCCCGTTTCTCGATTCGGACGCCGTGTTCGGAGTGCGCAATAGCCTGATCGTCAACTTCGAGCCGCATCCGGCTGGCAAGGCGCCGGACGGCCGTCTCATGGACAAGCCCTTTCATGTCGCGCGTTACGACTTCCGGCTGGTGCCTTCGGCGGCCTAATCGTGATCTTAGGCAGGGGGTTATAGGGCATTGGATGGCTATTGATGAAATTTCTATCTAAGACTCATTTGACCCGCCGGTCGGTGAATGAGTTCTAAAGTCTTCACTCTATAGGACCTGCGAGGATGGTCTATCTATTGCTCCTTTTTTGGCGACTTGCACCCTATTCCCTCACCCAACCTGCACCAGAACCAC
Encoded here:
- a CDS encoding peptidoglycan DD-metalloendopeptidase family protein; protein product: MNTYLWAARTTIVLLGGVLIVTMSQPAQHLFKALDVQYASDSLLYDKDSPFRKLGLLLQNDEQAPRTDIIIQTAQHPLGDLSGDDKQTVITIKNGTTPEALWSTLRGAAFRASDFVEAFAKRGEKRHPLRAGEVIHLKRRNGELIELRRALPDGSTMIIEGNTELGYRSRIEKVRLTSRERKVSGTIFTSLVDSARAIKLPYSVIDDFVDLFGERVEFSRDLQPGDTFTISFEERVMDDGSVFDTGEIRSASLRIRGEMLAVVRDVAKDGSIRYFDEKGQVPSKGFLRYPLKYTRISSVFSNARFHPVLKIKRPHNGVDFSAPTGTPVRSVGDGLVIYSGYSKTTGYMVRISHGSRYTSEYMHLSKIATQARRGARIARGSVLGAVGSTGLASGPHLHYGLFDKGKYIDPMRAKIAHDIGVIKPSANVIARLSEMKKEHDSVAVAAVGRKSKA
- a CDS encoding hydroxyquinol 1,2-dioxygenase; this encodes MAQLEVQDLVQAVIDRMANCKEPRFKEVMSALVKHVHAFVQEVQLTPEEWMGTIEFLTAAGKMCDEKRQEFILLSDTLGVSMAVVGIEQAKGAVALKATPPKLAPTEATVLGPFFWEGAPELELGADITGVSSGTPAYYHGCVTDTDGKPVANCTLDVWSGDGDGFYDLQKGADAPMALRARFHTDAAGNYRFWSILPAYYPVPDDGPVGGMLRRMGRHPNRPGHMHTMLSAPGHERLITHLFVSDSPFLDSDAVFGVRNSLIVNFEPHPAGKAPDGRLMDKPFHVARYDFRLVPSAA